A window from Labrus mixtus chromosome 14, fLabMix1.1, whole genome shotgun sequence encodes these proteins:
- the rb1 gene encoding retinoblastoma-associated protein, producing the protein MVCEQAWKLWKTVQDTMEEVADSQKRLWGACLFVSATDMDVSCFTVTQVLKAVNLNVKQFVALVRKLDVNLDTISTKVNSALLRLENKYDVTLALYQRFEKTCKKIFALVTDEQERETMRSCWTMFLLAKGRALQVEDDLVISFQLLLCTLELCIKRCPPELLQPLYKSAISKVQSPPTRTSRRNQSKAKSRPAEPEVDLQLLKTLCDENECNTEEVKNVYQTSFSAFLDSLDLSKSPDFPQVSDLNQQYEEHYLKSRDFDGRLFFDGDETVLMPKVEISQVERTPKKNFPDEDAGIIPPQTPIRAAMTSIKQLRGDLTCSGDQPSTNLATYFKNCTVDPTQGVLKRLEVLGLTFSQRFGQAVGPRCVVLGRQRFTLGVRLYYKIMEAMLKSEEKRLSVQNFSKLLNDSTFHTSLVACALEVVMATYGESSFKTGGYNLDGCEAAETDMCFPWILDVVNLPAFDFYKVIESFIKADPTLSKDIVKHLEICENLIMERIAWRTGCPLFELLKQEHDGGAAEQVETPASFSQPLQHNHTAADLYLSPMRPGLRVLPPEFSATTSSQTSSQPPTQPAGQTPRLPKSNSLSLFYKKLYRLAYLRLKMLCSYLLSSHPELEPIIWTLFQHTLQHEHELMRDRHLDQLMMSAMYAICKVKSVDLRFKTIVTAYKNMPNTNQETFKHVLISEGHYDSIIVFYNQVFMQKLKTNILQYASTRPPTLSPIPQIPRSPYKFPNSPLRVPGSNNVYISPMKSSRMSPGIMTPRSRMLVSIGESFGLSNRFQKINQMVNSSDRSFKRTLDLGSTPKPLKRLRFDVDGQDEADGSKSGGDSTLIQKLAEMSSTRSRMQEQKMKEDAESRKE; encoded by the exons ATGGTGTGTGAACAAGCCTGGAAGCTGTGGAAGACTGTTCAAGACACCATGGAAGAAGTCGca gaCAGTCAGAAAAGGCTGTGGGGggcatgtctgtttgtttcgGCTACAGACATGGATGTCTCCTGTTTCACTGTAACGCAGGTCCTGAAAGCAGTCAATCTGAA TGTGAAACAGTTTGTCGCTCTGGTGAGGAAGTTGGATGTGAACTTGGATACTATAAGCACCAAGGTGAATTCAGCTCTCTTGCGCCTGGAGAACAAGTATGATGTGACCCTGGCTCTCTACCAGAGGTTTGAGAA AACATGCAAGAAAATATTTGCTTTGGTCACGGATGAACA GGAGAGGGAGACCATGCGGAGCTGTTGGACAATGTTTCTTCTGGCCAAAG gaaGGGCCTTACAGGTGGAAGATGACCTGGTCATATCGTTCCAGCTGCTGCTTTGTACTCTGGAGTTGTGCATCAAGCGCTGCCCTCCAGAGCTTCTGCAGCCTCTTTACA AATCAGCTATCAGCAAAGTTCAGAGCCCCCCAACACGGACATCTCGTCGCAACCAGAGCAAAGCCAAATCACGACCTGCAGAACCAGAGGTGGATCTGCAGCTTCTGAAAACCTTGTGCGACGAGAATGAATGCAACACAGAAGAG GTGAAGAATGTATACCAGACGAGTTTCTCAGCCTTCCTGGACTCACTGGATCTATCCAAATCTCCAGATTTTCCTCAG GTGTCTGACCTAAACCAACAGTATGAAGAGCACTACCTCAAGAGCCGAGACTTTGACGGACGGCTGTTTTTCGACGGGGATGAGACTGTTCTCATGCCTAAAGTGGAgat ATCACAGGTGGAGAGAACGCCAAAGAAGAACTTTCCAGATGAAGACGCTGGAATCATCCCTCCCCAGACTCCCATCAG agcTGCCATGACTTCCATTAAACAACTGAGAGGTGACCTCACCTGCAGTGGGGACCAGCCATCTACTAACCTTGCTACATATTTCAAA AATTGCACTGTGGACCCAACGCAGGGCGTGCTGAAGCGTTTGGAGGTACTTGGTCTGACATTCAGCCAGAGGTTCGGTCAGGCAGTCGGCCCGCGCTGTGTCGTACTCGGCAGGCAG AGATTTACCCTCGGTGTCAGACTGTATTACAAAATCATGGAGGCAATGCTGAAATCg gaagAGAAACGACTGTCGGTGCAAAATTTCAG tAAACTCCTCAATGACTCTACATTTCACACCTCACTTGTGGCCTGTGCTCTGGAAGTAGTTATGGCGACTTATGGAG AGAGCAGTTTTAAGACGGGAGGATACAACCTTGATGGTTGTGAAGCGGCTGAAACAGACATGTGTTTCCCCTGGATACTGGATGTGGTCAACCTCCCAGCCTTTGACTTCTACAAAGTTATCGAGAGCTTCATCAAGGCCGACCCCACCCTGAGCAAAGATATTGTCAAGCATCTGGAGATCTGCGAGAACCTCATCATGGAGAGGATCGCATGGAGGACG GGCTGCCCGCTGTTTGAGCTGCTGAAACAGGAGCATGATGGCGGAGCAGCAGAGCAGGTGGAGACTCCAGCCAGCTTTAGCCAACCATTGCAGCACAACCACACTGCAGCTGACCT ATATCTGTCTCCCATGCGGCCGGGTCTTcgtgtcctgcctcctgagttCTCGGCCACAACCAGCTCTCAGACGTCCTCTCAGCCTCCGACCCAGCCTGCTGGTCAGACTCCAAGACTCCCAAAGTCCAACTCCCTCAGCctcttttataaaaaat TGTACCGCCTGGCCTACTTACGGCTGAAGATGCTCTGCTCCTACCTGCTGTCCTCCCACCCTGAACTGGAGCCCATCATATGGACCCTGTTCCAGCACACTCTGCAGCACGAGCACGAGCTGATGAGAGACCGCCACCTCGACCAG CTGATGATGTCCGCCATGTACGCCATATGTAAAGTGAAGAGCGTTGATCTCCGCTTCAAGACCATCGTCACAGCGTACAAGAACATGCCCAACACCAATCAAGAG ACCTTTAAGCATGTGTTGATCTCTGAGGGCCATTATGACTCCATCATCGTCTTCTACAATCAAGTGTTCATGCAAAAGTTGAAAACCAACATCCTGCAGTATGCATCTACCAGG ccacCCACCCTCTCTCCGATCCCACAAATTCCACGCAGCCCCTATAAGTTCCCCAACTCGCCCCTGCGTGTGCCTGGAAGCAACAACGTGTACATCTCCCCTATGAAGAGCTCCCGCATGTCCCCGGGTATCATGACTCCTCGCTCCAG AATGCTGGTATCAATCGGTGAATCTTTTGGG CTGTCCAACAGGTTCCAGAAGATCAACCAGATGGTAAACAGCAGCGATCGCTCCTTTAAGAGGACTCTGGACCTCGGCTCCACTCCGAAACCTCTGAAGAGGTTACGCTTCGACGTGGACGGACAAGATGAAGCTGATGGCAG CAAATCTGGAGGAGACTCGACGCTGATCCAGAAGCTCGCAGAAATGA gcTCCACTCGCAGTCGCATGCAGGAGCAGAAGATGAAGGAGGATGCAGAATCCAGGAAGGAGTGA
- the LOC132988210 gene encoding short transient receptor potential channel 2-like, translating into MENLTPEQWREIMNRKMRFPPELISAIQDGKIKLLCGLLKTGDGIIRQLDESEDRQWREALNLSIRLGNEDAMDALLQGVKFDFRQIHEALLVAVDTNQPKVVKRLLDRLDQEKGNKMDVRSFSQAIFDHSIDNSQFAPGVTPLTLACQKDLYDIVTMLTQKGHVIPWPHKISCACLECRNGRQYDLLKFSLSRINTYRGIASRAYLSITSDDSMLSAFSLSRELRKLSQKEPEFKPQYLALEELCQEFAVELLGMCRNQSEVTTILNSCGDQSHNSMDEQAFEKGIPNLSRFRLAVNYNQKQFVAHPICQQVLSSIWCGNLAGWRGSRTAWKLLVSVGIFLTMPFLCLVYWVAPKSKMGKILKIPVIKFLLHSASYLWFLITLLGESIIMEMYRDKFASRQQNILHSSFHMVWVVGFFWYECKEVWIEGLRSYFLDWWNCLDVMVLSMYLASFALRVLIMLKGHFLCNDQSGGEDCIYFTQTVRDNWRQEDPQLIAELLFAVTSMLSFTRLAYILPAHESLGTLQISIGKMIDDMMRFMFILMIIGTAFLCGINNIYVPYVVSPHLGRFNETFHFLFWTMFGVANQDYVDMPQFVLAEFVGRILYGIFTLVIVIVLLNMLIAMITNSFQKIEDDADVEWKFARSKLYLSYFREGLTMPVPFNIIPSPKAVFYILRGIFRRICCCCTCNSEEKYPPLASMTNNKGSEQQVIEALVQRYIESARKEFEETKRKDIGNRITELSKAVSRMHIDMKVIQQLLVDDGHTASDALIKEGSSVLGKYIIGAKNNFVGFNSKQDEKNASLKVTVHHGEEEVGKEKVDSDRKQESDAQQNQLNECVAEGSKPVTDCDVVKMEEGRAEAEKGDKDESEEKEQVEADKNEKGDNVKVEVVVRTSLNNVEDKVNEAKQGEVEKTMEEEILTGTKAGQKHTEMTPEGPKSRKVNFENPDTQRVMNKFKDLELQEKKVEAKRIIGRKFEYNAPEMSGATEGKEKAGTKKTIPSPTGSSSSQDTGFGSQEGEESIDGILVRP; encoded by the exons ATGGAGAACCTCACG CCAGAACAATGGCGCGAGATTATGAACAGAAAGATGCGGTTCCCTCCGGAGCTCATCAGTGCCATTCAGGATGGGAAAATTAAGCTGCTGTGCGGACTGTTGAAGACCGGTGATGGCATTATCCGCCAGTTGGATGAGTCTGAGGATCGCCAGTGGAGAGAAGCTCTCAACCTTTCCATCCGCCTGGGCAATGAGGATGCAATGGATGCTCTCCTTCAGGGGGTTAAGTTTGACTTCCGGCAGATTCATGAGGCCCTGCTAGTTGCTGTAGACACCAACCAGCCCAAAGTGGTCAAGCGTCTGCTGGACCGTCTGGACCAGGAGAAAGGCAACAAAATGGATGTGCGATCCTTCTCTCAGGCCATCTTTGACCACTCTATTGACAACTCCCAGTTTGCCCCTGGTGTGACGCCTCTGACTTTAGCCTGCCAGAAAGACTTGTATGATATAGTCACAATGCTAACCCAAAAAGGCCATGTCATCCCATGGCCTCATAAGATTTCCTGTGCCTGTCTGGAGTGTCGTAACGGCCGACAGTACGACCTACTCAAATTCTCTTTATCTCGTATCAACACATACCGTGGCATTGCTAGTCGGGCCTACCTCTCAATCACCTCTGATGACTCCATGCTCAGTGCTTTTAGTCTCAGCAGAGAGCTGCGTAAGCTCTCACAAAAAGAACCAGAGTTCAAG CCTCAATACCTGGCTCTGGAGGAGCTTTGTCAGGAGTTTGCTGTTGAGTTGCTGGGCATGTGTCGCAACCAGAGCGAGGTAACCACAATCCTGAACAGCTGTGGAGACCAAAGCCACAATTCCATGGATGAGCAGGCCTTTGAGAAAGGAATTCCTAACCTGTCTCGTTTCCGGCTTGCTGTGAACTACAACCAGAAGCAG tttgtgGCACACCCAATCTGCCAGCAGGTGCTGTCATCTATTTGGTGTGGGAACCTGGCAGGATGGAGAGGTAGTAGGACAGCCTGGAAGCTTCTAGTCTCTGTGGGGATCTTCCTCACCATGCCCTTTCTCTGCCTTGTCTACTGGGTTGCACCCAAATCTAAG ATGGGAAAGATACTGAAGATTCCTGTTATCAAGTTTCTTCTTCACTCAGCCTCTTATCTATGGTTCCTCATCACCTTACTTGGAGAATCAATAATAATGGAGATGTATCGGGACAAATTTGCTTCCCGCCAACAGAACATCCTGCATAGCTCCTTCCACATGGTGTGGGTGGTTG GATTCTTTTGGTACGAGTGTAAAGAAGTGTGGATTGAGGGGCTTCGGAGTTACTTTCTGGACTGGTGGAACTGCCTGGACGTGATGGTGCTCAGCATGTACCTAGCATCGTTTGCATTACGTGTGCTCATCATGCTTAAAGGACACTTTCTCTGCAATGACCAAAGTGGCGGGGAGGATTGTATCTACTTCACTCAAACAG TGCGTGACAACTGGCGTCAGGAGGATCCCCAGCTGATTGCGGAGCTGCTGTTTGCAGTGACCAGCATGTTGAGTTTCACACGGCTTGCATACATCCTGCCAGCCCATGAATCTCTGGGAACTCTGCAGATCTCCATTGGGAAGATGATTGATGATATGATGAG ATTCATGTTTATATTGATGATCATTGGAACAGCCTTCCTCTGTGGGATCAACAACATCTATGTCCCTTATGTTGTCTCTCCACATCTTGGCAG GTTTAACGAGACGTTCCACTTCTTATTCTGGACCATGTTTGGGGTAGCCAACCAGGACTACGTGGACATGCCACAGTTTGTGTTGGCGGAGTTTGTTGGGAGGATTCTGTATGGCATCTTCACActcgtcatcgtcatcgtcCTGCTCAACATGCTGATTGCTATGATCACCAACTCCTTTCAGAAAATTGAG GATGATGCCGATGTTGAGTGGAAATTTGCCAGATCAAAGTTATACCTCAGTTACTTTAGAGAAGGTCTCACTATGCCTGTGCCTTTCAACATCATACCCTCACCCAAAGCtgtcttttatattttaag GGGTATCTTTAGAcgaatctgctgctgctgcacttgTAACTCTGAAGAGAAGTATCCCCCATTGGCCTCTATG ACCAATAATAAGGGATCTGAGCAACAGGTGATTGAAGCTTTAGTTCAACGCTACATTGAGTCAGCTCGCAAGGAGTTCGAGGAGACCAAGAGGAAAG ATATCGGTAATCGGATCACTGAGCTGAGCAAAGCAGTCTCCAGGATGCACATTGATATGAAAGTGATCCAGCAGCTTCTGGTAGATGATGGACACACTGCAAGTGATGCCCTGATCAAGGAGGGCTCCTCCGTACTGGGAAAATACATCATTGGTGCCAAGAACAATTTTGTAGGTTTTAACAGCAAACAGGATGAGAAAAATGCATCACTTAAAGTGACTGTGCAccatggagaggaggaggtgggtaAAGAAAAGGTTGACTCGGATAGAAAACAGGAGTCTGATGCTCAACAGAATCAGTTGAATGAATGTGTAGCAGAGGGGTCAAAGCCAGTAACAGACTGTGATGTGGTGAAAATGGAAGAAGGAAGAGCAGAAGCAGAGAAAGGAGACAAGGATGAAAGTGAGGAAAAAGAGCAGGTAGAAgcagacaaaaatgaaaaaggtgacaATGTAAAagtggaggtggtggtgaggACAAGTTTAAATAATGTAGAGGATAAAGTGAATGAGGCTAAGCAGGGTGAGGTAGAAAAAACAATGGAAGAAGAAATTCTGACAGGGACAAAGGCAGgacaaaaacatacagaaatgaCCCCTGAAGGACCTAAAAGCAGAAAAGTGAACTTTGAAAacccagacacacaga
- the LOC132988213 gene encoding lysophosphatidic acid receptor 6-like gives MFEAFHADLNMSNSTQLMSLTGVNQNHMNCNKSDDFKYPLYSSVFSVVFVIGLFFNMVAVYIFGCTLKLRNETTTYMMNLVVSDSLFVLSLPFRIVYFVQREWLFGSVLCKISVALFYINMYSSILFLTCISVDRFLAIVHPFRSQTIRTKRNAKLACCTVWVLVLSGGITTGFLLDTTSPKNANSSAHYCFENYSKKQWKAELSKVVVFIETVGFIIPLLLNVSCSAMVLRTLGKPQAISRGGNLNKTKILRMIIVHLLLFCFCFIPYNVNLIFYALVRSNILKGCDAEDVVRTIYPIALCIAVTNCCFDPVIYYFTSETIQSSIKRKTKVWHNGARLFDRLQIDSSQSSPSTTLKSLNLRSQRPEMFDNESTV, from the coding sequence atgtttgaagctTTTCATGCAGATCTAAACATGTCTAATAGCACTCAACTAATGAGCCTTACGGGCGTCAACCAAAATCACATGAATTGCAACAAAAGTGATGACTTCAAGTACCCTCTGTATAGCTCTGTTTTCAGTGTGGTCTTTGTAATAGGACTGTTCTTCAACATGGTGGCTGTGTACATTTTTGGCTGTACACTGAAGCTGCGGAATGAGACCACGACATACATGATGAACCTCGTTGTTTCAGACTCTCTCTTTGTTCTCAGCCTGCCGTTTCGGATTGTATACTTTGTTCAACGTGAATGGCTGTTCGGAAGTGTGCTCTGCAAGATATCTGTTGCCCTCTTCTACATCAACATGTATAGCAgcatcctcttcctcacctgCATCAGTGTTGACCGTTTCTTGGCCATAGTGCACCCATTCAGGTCCCAGACTATTCGTACAAAGAGGAATGCCAAACTGGCCTGCTGTACAGTGTGGGTGTTGGTTCTTTCTGGAGGGATAACCACTGGGTTCCTTTTGGATACCACTTCACCCAAAAATGCCAACTCCTCTGCACACTACTGCTTTGAAAACTACTCCAAAAAGCAGTGGAAGGCCGAGCTGTCGAAGGTGGTGGTGTTTATCGAGACTGTTGGCTTCATCATTCCTCTGCTGCTCAATGTCTCCTGCTCGGCCATGGTGCTACGGACTTTAGGGAAACCCCAAGCCATCAGCCGTGGAGGTAACCTcaacaaaaccaaaatcctgAGGATGATTATTGTGCATCTGCTCctcttctgcttttgtttcattCCCTACAATGTCAATCTCATATTCTATGCCCTGGTCCGCTCCAATATATTAAAGGGGTGTGATGCAGAAGATGTGGTTAGAACCATCTACCCAATCGCTTTGTGCATAGCCGTGACCAACTGCTGTTTTGATCCAGTTATTTACTACTTTACCTCAGAGACCATTCAGAGCTCCATCAAACGCAAGACCAAAGTGTGGCACAACGGTGCCAGGCTATTCGACAGGCTGCAAATAGACAGCTCGCAGAGCAGTCCAAGCACTACACTCAAAAGCCTGAACCTGAGGTCCCAGAGACCTGAAATGTTTGACAATGAGTCGACTGTCTGA
- the slc6a7 gene encoding sodium-dependent proline transporter isoform X2 codes for MVSFFQNSGHSKGHAATQNGHNPTAPAVPYQQFDSRPTSPTPTATQIIPREQWGGKYEFLLSCMGYCVGLGNVWRFPYLCYRNGGGVFLIPYFIMLFFTGVPLFLMELSLGQYGAAGPITVWKCCPLLKGIGIGMLCVSILVCLYYNVIIAWTFYYLGSSFQSPLPWSCDAIANAALCGNGTAGNSSSGRVLSPSEVFWNERVLGVVNSEGLHDPGPVRWPLALCLLAAWIVIFLCMLKGIRSSGKVVYVTATFPYFVLIVLIIRGATLEGSLQGIAFYLTPDWSRLANAQVWNDAASQIFYSLGIGVGGLLSMASYNKFDNNVIRDTLIITTGNCCTSFFAGFAIFSILGHMAWRKGVPVGEVADTGPGLAFVAYPEALALLPGSVFWSIMFFLMLFMLGIDTLFGNMEGITTAVLDEFPQLRGNTLHKSMFLGALCFCFYLMGLLLVTDGGIYWFTLIDAFSTSFGLIIITLFMCIGISFFYGVNQFCQDIIDMICHCPPWCSKLLLYFKACWVVITPFLLLFILTYIFIEMYNTSLLYGSYVYPRWGKALGVCIGATCCLQILIWAIVAISKETGTLKDRFHKSIRPLNSWRVNNLRSTTRVEEPERVEAPFTVTLTDMDYTAMSWEMRSEA; via the exons ATGGTTTCATTTTTCCAGAATTCGGGACATTCGAAAGGACACGCTGCAACTCAAAATGGACACAACCCCACAGCTCCGGCTGTACCGTACCAACAGTTTGATTCCAGGCCGACGAGTCCTACACCCACAGCGACCCAGATTATCCCGAGAGAGCAGTGGGGAGGGAAGTATGAGTTCCTGCTCTCCTGTATGGGATACTGCGTAGGACTGGGGAACGTATGGAGGTTCCCGTACCTTTGTTACCGCAATGGAGGAG GTGTTTTTCTCATCCCTTACTTCATAATGCTCTTCTTCACGGGTGTCCCACTCTTCCTCATGGAGCTGAGTTTAGGCCAGTATGGAGCAGCTGGCCCCATCACAGTGTGGAAATGCTGTCCCCTGCTCAAAG GTATTGGCATCGGGATGCTCTGCGTGTCGATACTGGTATGTCTCTACTATAACGTTATTATAGCCTGGACATTTTACTACCTGGGCAGCTCGTTCCAGAGCCCTCTTCCTTGGTCATGTGATGCTATAGCCAACGCAGCTCTCTGTGGAAATGGCACGGCAGGCAATAGCTCCAGCGGTAGAGTCCTCAGCCCCTCAGAGGTCTTCTGGAA TGAGCGTGTGTTGGGTGTAGTAAACAGTGAGGGCCTCCATGACCCGGGCCCTGTCCGGTGGCCCCTGGCTCTGTGCCTGCTGGCCGCCTGGATCGTCATCTTCCTTTGTATGCTCAAGGGCATCCGCAGCTCTGGCAAG gtggtTTACGTAACAGCTACTTTCCCCTACTTTGTgctcattgttttgatcattaGAGGTGCCACACTGGAGGGATCTCTGCAGGGCATTGCTTTCTACCTCACACCAGACTGGAGCCGATTAGCCAATGCACAG GTTTGGAATGATGCTGCGTCACAGATCTTCTACTCCTTAGGTATAGGAGTTGGTGGTCTGCTCTCAATGGCCTCTTACAATAAGTTTGACAACAACGTCATCAG GGACACTTTGATCATCACCACAGGAAACTGCTGCACCAGCTTCTTTGCAGGATTTGCTATTTTCTCCATCCTGGGACACATGGCATGGAGGAAAGGGGTGCCTGTGGGAGAGGTGGCAGATACAG GTCCTGGGCTAGCCTTTGTTGCTTACCCAGAAGCCCTTGCTCTGCTGCCAGGCTCGGTGTTCTGGTCCATTATGTTCTTCCTCATGCTCTTCATGCTGGGGATCGATACACTG TTTGGTAACATGGAGGGCATCACGACGGCTGTGCTGGACGAGTTCCCACAGCTCAGAGGGAACACGCTGCACAAGTCCATGTTCCTGGGTGCTCTGTGTTTTTGCTTCTACCTGATGGGTCTCCTGTTAGTGACTGAT GGTGGGATTTACTGGTTCACTCTCATTGACGCCTTCAGCACTAGTTTTggcctcatcatcatcaccctctTCATGTGCATTGGCATCTCCTTCTTCTATG GAGTGAACCAGTTCTGTCAGGACATCATTGATATGATCTGCCACTGCCCTCCTTGGTGCAGCAAATTGCTGCTTTACTTCAAAGCATGCTGGGTTGTCATCACTCCATTTCTGCTGCTG TTCATCCTGACCTACATCTTCATCGAGATGTACAACACATCGCTCCTGTACGGGTCCTATGTGTATCCACGGTGGGGTAAAGCACTGGGCGTGTGTATAGGAGCCACCTGCTGTCTACAAATCCTCATCTGGGCCATTGTGGCCATCAGCAAAGAAACTGGAACTCTGAAAGAC cgTTTCCATAAATCAATCCGGCCTCTGAATTCATGGCGGGTGAACAACTTGAGGAGCACGACAAGAGTGGAGGAGCCAGAGAGGGTGGAGGCTCCATTCACTGTCACGCTCACAGACATGGACTACACTGCGATGAGTTGGGAGATGAGAAGCGAGGCGTGA
- the slc6a7 gene encoding sodium-dependent proline transporter isoform X1 gives MQDESGKAAIGSPANTAQNSGHSKGHAATQNGHNPTAPAVPYQQFDSRPTSPTPTATQIIPREQWGGKYEFLLSCMGYCVGLGNVWRFPYLCYRNGGGVFLIPYFIMLFFTGVPLFLMELSLGQYGAAGPITVWKCCPLLKGIGIGMLCVSILVCLYYNVIIAWTFYYLGSSFQSPLPWSCDAIANAALCGNGTAGNSSSGRVLSPSEVFWNERVLGVVNSEGLHDPGPVRWPLALCLLAAWIVIFLCMLKGIRSSGKVVYVTATFPYFVLIVLIIRGATLEGSLQGIAFYLTPDWSRLANAQVWNDAASQIFYSLGIGVGGLLSMASYNKFDNNVIRDTLIITTGNCCTSFFAGFAIFSILGHMAWRKGVPVGEVADTGPGLAFVAYPEALALLPGSVFWSIMFFLMLFMLGIDTLFGNMEGITTAVLDEFPQLRGNTLHKSMFLGALCFCFYLMGLLLVTDGGIYWFTLIDAFSTSFGLIIITLFMCIGISFFYGVNQFCQDIIDMICHCPPWCSKLLLYFKACWVVITPFLLLFILTYIFIEMYNTSLLYGSYVYPRWGKALGVCIGATCCLQILIWAIVAISKETGTLKDRFHKSIRPLNSWRVNNLRSTTRVEEPERVEAPFTVTLTDMDYTAMSWEMRSEA, from the exons ATGCAGGACGAAAGCGGCAAAGCAGCAATCGGAAGCCCCGCAAACACCGCGCAG AATTCGGGACATTCGAAAGGACACGCTGCAACTCAAAATGGACACAACCCCACAGCTCCGGCTGTACCGTACCAACAGTTTGATTCCAGGCCGACGAGTCCTACACCCACAGCGACCCAGATTATCCCGAGAGAGCAGTGGGGAGGGAAGTATGAGTTCCTGCTCTCCTGTATGGGATACTGCGTAGGACTGGGGAACGTATGGAGGTTCCCGTACCTTTGTTACCGCAATGGAGGAG GTGTTTTTCTCATCCCTTACTTCATAATGCTCTTCTTCACGGGTGTCCCACTCTTCCTCATGGAGCTGAGTTTAGGCCAGTATGGAGCAGCTGGCCCCATCACAGTGTGGAAATGCTGTCCCCTGCTCAAAG GTATTGGCATCGGGATGCTCTGCGTGTCGATACTGGTATGTCTCTACTATAACGTTATTATAGCCTGGACATTTTACTACCTGGGCAGCTCGTTCCAGAGCCCTCTTCCTTGGTCATGTGATGCTATAGCCAACGCAGCTCTCTGTGGAAATGGCACGGCAGGCAATAGCTCCAGCGGTAGAGTCCTCAGCCCCTCAGAGGTCTTCTGGAA TGAGCGTGTGTTGGGTGTAGTAAACAGTGAGGGCCTCCATGACCCGGGCCCTGTCCGGTGGCCCCTGGCTCTGTGCCTGCTGGCCGCCTGGATCGTCATCTTCCTTTGTATGCTCAAGGGCATCCGCAGCTCTGGCAAG gtggtTTACGTAACAGCTACTTTCCCCTACTTTGTgctcattgttttgatcattaGAGGTGCCACACTGGAGGGATCTCTGCAGGGCATTGCTTTCTACCTCACACCAGACTGGAGCCGATTAGCCAATGCACAG GTTTGGAATGATGCTGCGTCACAGATCTTCTACTCCTTAGGTATAGGAGTTGGTGGTCTGCTCTCAATGGCCTCTTACAATAAGTTTGACAACAACGTCATCAG GGACACTTTGATCATCACCACAGGAAACTGCTGCACCAGCTTCTTTGCAGGATTTGCTATTTTCTCCATCCTGGGACACATGGCATGGAGGAAAGGGGTGCCTGTGGGAGAGGTGGCAGATACAG GTCCTGGGCTAGCCTTTGTTGCTTACCCAGAAGCCCTTGCTCTGCTGCCAGGCTCGGTGTTCTGGTCCATTATGTTCTTCCTCATGCTCTTCATGCTGGGGATCGATACACTG TTTGGTAACATGGAGGGCATCACGACGGCTGTGCTGGACGAGTTCCCACAGCTCAGAGGGAACACGCTGCACAAGTCCATGTTCCTGGGTGCTCTGTGTTTTTGCTTCTACCTGATGGGTCTCCTGTTAGTGACTGAT GGTGGGATTTACTGGTTCACTCTCATTGACGCCTTCAGCACTAGTTTTggcctcatcatcatcaccctctTCATGTGCATTGGCATCTCCTTCTTCTATG GAGTGAACCAGTTCTGTCAGGACATCATTGATATGATCTGCCACTGCCCTCCTTGGTGCAGCAAATTGCTGCTTTACTTCAAAGCATGCTGGGTTGTCATCACTCCATTTCTGCTGCTG TTCATCCTGACCTACATCTTCATCGAGATGTACAACACATCGCTCCTGTACGGGTCCTATGTGTATCCACGGTGGGGTAAAGCACTGGGCGTGTGTATAGGAGCCACCTGCTGTCTACAAATCCTCATCTGGGCCATTGTGGCCATCAGCAAAGAAACTGGAACTCTGAAAGAC cgTTTCCATAAATCAATCCGGCCTCTGAATTCATGGCGGGTGAACAACTTGAGGAGCACGACAAGAGTGGAGGAGCCAGAGAGGGTGGAGGCTCCATTCACTGTCACGCTCACAGACATGGACTACACTGCGATGAGTTGGGAGATGAGAAGCGAGGCGTGA